The following proteins come from a genomic window of Rhodopirellula bahusiensis:
- a CDS encoding TolC family protein — protein sequence MKQIVKPTTAMMDGLRSRKLRRAVRQYTSSRNRWLLSIILTGTLVGPIHVALRAETPTHPDGHSRHPVSASYRSHEAVHLPIPNAISSGPYAHQVDRYRDRVLENDVVAESDGNCWFKDSPALSAGPSIAGEISELDPQIVWWDADVTQPLGLAEQHTSVDASGLAQTALIASPYVRSLLTEPQISMTDIVIADAQFDPLTFLDANYTDTNDPVGSELTTGDQSERFRDNLFASSAGVRKKLTGGGNLEVVQRGGYQNNNSTFLIPNPQGTSRLELNFSQPLLRDHGKAVNRTRVILAKIDAQITNSEVREEIQTHLVDVTTAYWELYQARAEWLQRNRLLASAQEMQTVLQARGAVDSQQRQILRANVAVAKRRADLVRIETRIRNAQSKLRLLTGDRQFAQFSQFEMVPVERPLMQSIELSTRDATLTALDNRPDIVQSLQQMHAVSTRVGAARNQVLPRLDLLLSSYVSGLETGTNTFGAIGRQFSEGRPTYSAGLIFERPWGNRANQARLRRNRWEWTRSYAEFQQTTEAAITEVEIAVRETQTLFNELIAKQQSTVAAAREVEYLRQRWTHLPDPNENAILLIENLLDAQERLADEERGLVRSQVAHALSWVTLRKAMGVLLVCDVADVSPVPTEVSMVVQGEPEPFGGMIESEELVLPTPEEWNSP from the coding sequence ATGAAACAAATTGTGAAACCGACGACCGCCATGATGGATGGCTTGCGCTCGCGCAAGCTACGGCGGGCGGTACGCCAATACACTTCATCCAGAAACCGATGGCTTCTATCCATCATTCTGACGGGAACTCTGGTCGGCCCAATACACGTGGCACTGCGGGCAGAAACGCCGACTCATCCGGATGGTCATTCGCGTCATCCTGTCTCCGCGTCCTATCGATCTCACGAAGCGGTTCACCTGCCGATTCCCAATGCCATCTCGAGTGGCCCGTACGCTCATCAAGTCGACCGGTATCGCGATCGCGTCCTTGAAAACGACGTCGTAGCTGAATCGGATGGAAATTGTTGGTTCAAAGATTCACCGGCGTTGTCGGCTGGTCCATCAATCGCGGGTGAAATCAGTGAGCTCGACCCACAGATTGTTTGGTGGGACGCGGACGTCACACAACCTCTCGGTTTGGCAGAACAACACACCTCGGTCGACGCATCGGGATTGGCGCAGACGGCATTGATTGCCTCGCCGTATGTCCGCAGTTTGCTGACCGAGCCGCAGATCTCGATGACCGACATCGTCATCGCTGACGCACAATTTGACCCGCTGACATTCCTCGATGCCAACTACACCGACACCAACGATCCCGTCGGTAGCGAACTGACCACGGGCGACCAATCCGAACGCTTCCGCGACAACCTGTTTGCTTCCTCCGCAGGTGTTCGCAAGAAACTGACCGGTGGCGGAAACCTGGAAGTCGTGCAGCGTGGAGGCTATCAAAACAACAACTCCACGTTCCTCATTCCCAACCCGCAAGGCACCTCGCGGTTGGAACTGAACTTCTCGCAGCCCTTGCTCCGCGATCACGGCAAAGCGGTCAATCGCACGCGAGTCATCCTGGCGAAAATCGACGCGCAAATCACCAACAGCGAAGTCCGGGAAGAGATTCAAACGCACTTGGTCGATGTCACGACCGCGTACTGGGAACTCTATCAAGCCCGCGCCGAATGGTTGCAACGCAATCGGTTGCTGGCCAGTGCGCAGGAGATGCAAACCGTTCTGCAAGCCCGTGGCGCAGTCGACTCGCAACAACGGCAAATCCTGCGTGCCAACGTCGCGGTCGCAAAAAGACGAGCCGATTTGGTTCGAATCGAAACCCGCATCCGAAACGCTCAATCAAAATTGCGTTTGCTGACGGGCGATCGGCAATTCGCACAGTTTTCTCAGTTCGAAATGGTGCCGGTTGAGCGACCGTTGATGCAGTCGATCGAGCTGAGCACGCGAGATGCGACGCTGACCGCTCTGGACAATCGTCCGGACATCGTGCAAAGCCTGCAACAAATGCATGCTGTGTCGACACGTGTCGGTGCCGCTCGCAACCAAGTGCTGCCACGATTGGACCTGTTGCTCAGTTCTTATGTTTCTGGATTGGAAACGGGCACCAATACCTTTGGCGCGATCGGCCGACAATTCAGCGAAGGCCGGCCGACCTACTCCGCCGGCTTGATCTTTGAACGTCCCTGGGGCAACCGAGCCAACCAAGCTCGTCTGCGTCGCAACCGATGGGAATGGACGCGGTCCTACGCCGAGTTCCAACAAACGACCGAAGCAGCGATCACCGAAGTCGAAATCGCCGTTCGCGAAACCCAGACCTTGTTCAACGAACTGATTGCCAAACAGCAATCCACCGTTGCTGCGGCACGCGAAGTGGAATACTTGCGTCAGCGTTGGACACATTTACCGGACCCGAACGAAAACGCGATTCTGCTGATCGAAAACCTGTTGGATGCTCAAGAGCGATTAGCGGACGAAGAACGCGGTTTGGTTCGATCACAAGTCGCTCACGCCTTGTCATGGGTCACCCTTCGCAAAGCCATGGGCGTGTTGTTGGTATGCGACGTGGCGGATGTTTCGCCCGTTCCGACCGAAGTTTCCATGGTGGTCCAAGGGGAACCAGAACCTTTCGGCGGGATGATTGAAAGCGAAGAATTGGTTCTGCCGACACCGGAGGAGTGGAACTCACCATGA